The Bryobacteraceae bacterium genomic sequence TTTCACGGAGAGCGATCGTGTATGAGTGTTGACCCTACTGCGTGGATTCACCCGGTGACCATTTTCGATGGCGAGCGGTCAGTTGGGTTCTGCACGCGGATCGGCGACGGAAGCGAATCAGATGGGCCCGCGCGCATCGGCAAGGGGGTTCGAATTGGTGCTTTTTGCCTCATCGATGCCGGAGCTGAACTCGGAGAGGGCGTCTCTGTTGACCACTATTGCCGGATAGCTTATGGTGCAAACGTCGGTGACAGGACCCGCATCCTTTACCGCGCTCAAGTCTTTGAGCAGGTCACGATCGGGAAGGATTGCATCATTGCTGGCGAATTAGTTGATCGAACGGTCATTGGTGATAACGTCACATTTCAGGGAGACACCGCCCATTCGCACGCAGACGCTACGCGGGATTGGGATGAGACGGAGGAGCCCTCGCCGATTATCAAAACCGGAAGCGTTGTTGGGGTAGGGGCCCTCCTGATCGGCGGAATCACGATCGGCCCTCGTTCGTACATCGCTGCTGGCCAGCGAGTGAGCTGTGATGTTCCCGAAGAAATGGTCCTGAAAGACGGCGAACTGAAGCCTCTATCATATTTTCGCGGTCTCATCAAGGTGAGAGACGCCGGATGATTTTCGACACATTGCAGCTCGACATTATCATCGCGTACGGAGGAGCTTGGGCCGCAGAACGACTCGAGGCCTTTCGAGCTGCAATCTCGACGGTGATTGGAAGCGTCGAAGAGACCATTCGCGCAGAGCATCCGCGCGTTCGGTTGCGAATGCGGTTTGTCACGTTTGATCAAGCCTCGGCCTTGGAGGATATCGGTACAACGTGTCCAGTAGCTGTCCTTGAGACTTCTGAATGTGATGAGCGACTTCCCCTTCTGATTGGACGGCTTCAGGGTGCCCGTGTGCCCTATTTCGTCTTATGTCAGGGCGGTCCGGTCGATGCGATTCGGAGAATGGGATTGAGTGCGCCTGAGGTCCTCGTATACAGATCGATCGATCAACTAGGTGATGTACTTCAGCAAGAACTCTTCCGGGCTGTACCGGCTGCGCGAATCCAAGAGGAGCTGATCTATCAATTCTGGTTCCCGCGTGAGACCGGTACCATCTGGGTCGTCTGCCCGCAGATTCGTGATCCCGGCGAGTATGCCGATCGTTCAAGCCCTGACTATACGTATCTGGATAACCTCGGCGATACGGACGCGCTACTCGATGTGATGGTTTTTCTCTCTCAGTACTATCCGAAGGCGACAATTGAGCACTTTAGCTCAACTGACCTTCCGGAGGGTCACACGAGCAGCAATATAGTCGTCATCGGAGGTCCCGGATCGCCGGAGATCAACAACGAAATCTGCGGAGAAATGATGCGCGAAATGAACGCTCACGTTACCTACTCCCCGGATTGCGAACAGATGATCGTAGCCGCAAGCAATGGTGAGGTGACCGGGCACTTTCAAGCCGAATACGGCAATCGGAGAAAGAGCGCTGAAGCTCAAACGGAACTGCGAAGGGATCACGGCTATTTCGCCCGCTTCCCCAATCCCCTAAACGAAAACGCTGCCGTGGTGCTGATTAACGGCATTCACACTGCTGGAGTCGTGGGCGGAGCACGAGTGTTTAGCGAGCGCCGCGAGGCGCTCCGGAACTTCGACGCCGTCCTGGCCTCCGATTCTCCGCACAAAAGCTTTGAGTGTCACTTTGAAGTCCTTGTTCTTAATGGGAATGTCAAAGTTCCGGTGGTAGATCCGAGGAACATCCATCCGCTCGGACGAACTCAGACGGCAGCAACAGCGCGCGTTCATGCGGGCGGCCAAGGTGTCCACACCCGGGAATCAGTGACGGTTCTCTTTATCGCTGGTGACCGCGGCGGTACACAGGTCAATCAACTTCAGATTCCCAAAGAGTATAGGGCAATACGGGAGGCTTTGCATGCTTCCAAGCACCGTGACGTTATTGGCCTTTCAAATCCGATCCTCGCCGCGACGCCTGAGCAGCTAGCAGAGGCGTACCGGGAACGTCCGGACATCGTCCACTTCGCTGGTCACGGAAATAACAGAAGTCTCTCGATCATCGAGGACAGAGATGTGATCGCGAAGGAAATTCCACTGGACAGTAGGGGACTCTGTGAACTTCTCCAAACGATGGAGCCGCCTGTCCGCTTGTGTGTCCTGAACGCATGCGGTTCAAAGGCCGTTGCGGAGGAGATTGTCCAAGCGGGCGCCGTCGCGTGTGCCATCGGCTGGTCTGCGAAGGTTACAGATTCAGTTGCGATCGCCTTCAGCGGAGCGCTCTACGGCGCCCTCGGTGATGGCCGGAGTATCGCTGACGCCGTGTCCGTCGCAAAGGTCGCCTCTGGAACAGGGGATCAACCGGAGCTCGTCGTAGGAAGCGGTTCGGAAAATATCGTGTTCGTTCTTGGTGAGGGTGACAAAAAGTGACCGGTACAGCAGAACTTTTCAGCCGTTTGTCCGGAGACGCGCGGCGCATCAGGCAACCGTTCAGCGACGATCTCCTCCAGGCCAATGCGCTCCTCCACAATTCAGCCGCAACTGAGGAGGAGATGGCGGAATGTCTCAATTTGTGGTGTCAGCACAAACAGCCCTGCCAGTTTGGCCGAGTTGCTGGAAGCCGAGGACGTATTCACTTCTGCTTCCTCACGGAGGAAGCCGTTACCAAATGGAGTGATGAGGAGATCGCCGAAAAGATTCTTGAAGAGAAGAGGCTCTGGAAGCAACGCGCCGCGTTTGACCCATTGCGCGGGGCGCACAGCTTTGTGATTGTCGTCGCTTCCCCACAAGTAGCGCTCGCGGCGCCAGATAAGCATCTCCGCGCATTCGCCGACCGCCTCATCGAACTCGCGGCGTGGGAGCCCGACCGGCGAGGAGCGCGCCGAAAGAACTCTGTCACGAGCGACTTTTTGTACCTGAAGCATCCTACCGACGGGGGATTCTACGGTTTTCGATTTAACATCGATTTCTTCGCGTGTGCCGCGGATGGTAGGTGGTGGCATGATCACCGTTTTCCAGGGGGAATCGCCTTTACCGCAAACAGCACCGGACACATGATGGCCTTCCGGGAGTGGTATGAGGGGAAGGAGGACAGCCGTTCTTGGGCAGTAAAACAGGCAATGTTTACGATCCAAAATGCGGCACCAACTCGGAAGACGCAGAGCGCCGATCCTTTAGAGCAGGGGCGAGTAACGTGGCTGCGTCCGCTCGATGAAGAGGGAAACCCATTGCTCAAACAGATCAAGTGTCCGCTCGCCAAGGTCCCGAGCATCCTTGAAGGCAAGGATTGGACTCGCTACGAGGGTGTACTTCACACGGATCACGCGGTTCGCGCAGAGTTCTTCCTTGATCGAGAAGTCGCCCCGACGTCCACAAGGCCTTATCTCATGGACTTCACGTACCTCTACGACACGGCTCAAGATGATTTCCTCAAGTTCAGTGGCGGCGAGCCATTTTCACAACAACAGATTTTTGAGGAAATTGGCCGGCCTGAAGACTGGGCACATCGAGCAAAGGCCGCCGGGCGACCCCGTTCGAATGAGGAAGCCATGGAAGTCGCCGAACAGCTTGACGCCTGCCGGAAGTGGGAAGGCCCGCAGTGGGACGCGAACTGAGAGTGCCTGTCGCCCGCTTTCTCGTGGGCAATTCCCTGTAAGTGGACGGTCGGCGACCACCAGCGAAACGGGGCTGCAGCGATCCTGCGCGAAAGCGTCACACTTCGCGAAGCTTGCGGATCTGAAACGCAACGCTATCAGCAATCCTTTTATCCGCAAGCAAGGAGTCCAAGAGAATCGATTCCCTACCCTCTACTCGCTTAATGGCCCACACAAGGGCTTGGCCCGTACGTACTTTGTTCGGACCGTTGAGATATTCTTCGGCTGCTCTTCCGAGGAAGGCTGGAGAAGTACGGCCCAGCGAGGCTAGCAGATCTGTCATTTCAGCCTCACCATCGCGAGTTTTCTCCAAGTCCGCGCAACGCAACAGACGAACGGCAAGCTGATCAACTTCCGCCTGTAGCGAAATAATCTGGCCGACAGCGAGAGCCTTTAACAGTTTTAGAGCCGAACGGATCAAACCAGCATCCTTCGCCGTCTCGATCGACCTGTCCACAACCGCGACCGCGAACGAGGCCATCGATTCAGCAGGATCCGGCGTCGACCGGAGCCATCTCGTCAGGACGTCACACAGGGCACGCAGCGCGGTTGGGTTACTCTCGTCCTGCAATGCCGAAAGGGCCGTCTGCATTTCATCGGCAGGCACAGCCTGCCGCTCGATCATCCGGTCCAGCAACTCAATTCCGTGCATTCGAACACCTAGGAACCGCGACTGCAGAACGGGTTTGAGGCGGGAAGGCACCAGTGGCGCGAGATCCGATGCAGAGTCCAACAACGCCTGAGACGATGAGAGAGCGGCCACCTCTGATTCCGAACTGGCGCTCGCAAGCAGCCGGTCAACGGCGTCGGCACTTTCAGCAGCCAACGTCTTGTCGAGTTGATTCCTTGCGAGTTCAATGACTCGCTTGCGCTTCGGGTCGGCCGCAGCGGCGTGGAGTTCGTCCAACTCGGCCAAAATCTGGTGTCCCATAGCCGTCACTGCTCGCTGAGGTGCGTGCTGAACAAAACCAGAGAGCAACTTGGGCCGGTCCGCTGATGGCTGGGATCGAATCGCGAGCAAGATCGCCTCCGCCTCATCGAGCGAACCATCCGCCAGTACAATCCAAGGAATGAGCAGGCTCTTCAGGTGGAGCGGGGCAGCGGGCCTAAGCCAGGTCAGCAGCGGCGCGCGTTCCAATGGTGTTGCCGTTCCGACCGTCTCAATCAAAGGTCCGATTCGTTCCCAATCCGAGCCAAGAATTTCAACTTCCCGGCTTCGAATAAGAGCTGACAATCTTTCGCCGGCGCCATTAGCCGCTGCCGCTCGCAACGCCGCCAAATTGCGTCTCGTTTCCCGTGCTCGGGACGTAATCAACTCTTCTGTAAACATCTCCAGTTGTGGAGAACCCGCCAGGGAGCGGCCAACTACTTCTGCCTGCACGGTCCACCAGCCGTCAGAAAGTGTTGCTGAGAGGGCTTCCTCCAAAGTCGCGCCAAACGGACCAGGAGTCCCGCTTGCGAGAAGCGAGGGCAGGACGGATTCGAGCAGTGTCACAGCATCCAAGAATGCACCTGGCAGAGGCCAACGTACCGCTTCGAGCAGCAATGTGCGCCTATCTGATTCTGCGACGCCGCGGCGAATATGGAACGAGATCACCGTCTGCTTCGTGTTGAATCCTAAGCGTTCATACTCCTTGCTAAGGGAATCGAGAATGGTTGGATCAGGCGCTCCTTGTGACGTCGTACCCAGCGCTGCAATGAGCCAACTCTTTAGTTCCGATTGTCGAAGCCCGTCACGTGACTCGCGCTCCTCGACAGCGGTAAATGCCTGCCTTAGCAGTTTGCCAAGCTCTACCTGCCAACGACCCACGAGCCTTCCAGCCAGTTGCGCCGCATTCACTGCTTGCTGCCAGTCGCCTTCCTTCAACAGCAAGAGCGCGGCCTGCCAGGCTACGAGAGCCTGCGCGCGCGGGACTGTCTCGAGGACATCGATGAGGCACTGTTGATGAACCGTCGTGAGCGAGATCGCTAGGTTGGCAAACTCCGAAATCGCGTCTGTGGCCCGGCGCGCAACGGCTGATTGGCAAACGGTTCGGAAGGCATTACTCGAAGCATTAGCGAACCTCAAGCGCACTTTTTCCCAGTCATGCTCGTCAATGAGGACAAGCAACTGGCGAAGAACGGGCCACCAGTTGAGGGCACTGCCGGGGACAGGGGAGAGAGCCCGTGAGATGAGCACCTCACGCTCATCAGCCGCCCGAGGACCGACCAGCCAGCGCGCAATTGTGTATTCGAGGAAGGATTGATGGAAAAAGCTGACTATGCCTCGATCACTTCGGCGCAACACATTTTCACTCAGCAGATCATTGAAAGCCTGTGCGCGTGTCGCACGATCCAGTCCGGGCACATCAGTCTCGGGAAGCTGATCGACCATGCGCTCTGTTGAAAAACCGTACAGGGTTGACGCTAAATCGATGCACAACTGCTGTCGCTCTTGAGCAAGAACCGACGCTGTAGAATCGACGCGTCCGCGACGCACCCTCTGTTCCCAATAGGTATCGTAGAGCGCCGACACCGTCAAATCCATCGGAACAACTCCGGTCTGTCCGAACAACTCGCAGAGCATTCCGAGGAGCAACGGGTTGCGGATGATATCTTCAAGACTTTGGTTGTCAGCGGACAGCTGAACAATCTGCCGCCCGAACTGTATACCGTCAGTGCCGGCGAGCGCTCCAGGGCGAATCAAAAAGAAGAGTTCCGCCGCTCGCACCACTTCACCTTCCTCGCCCTCTTCCGACTCAACCTCGAACCTCGGTACGGTGTAGCGATCGACCGCTTCAGCGACGCTTGCAAGCTTCTCCCGGGCGGGCTCAAGATGGGCCTGATAATCATAATCGCGGCAAGTAACGACAACGCTCACCCCGACGTCGAGGAGCCGTGTGAACATGCGGCGGAGTGCCGGAACGATGTTCGGCGTCAGGACAAGGTCAAGCGTGTCAATAAGCAGAACGCCACGCCCATGTTGAGATGCTAAGGCTTCACAAATCTCTGTTGCGGGATGAGCGGTCCCCGAAAGCGCCTCGCCCATGAGGGTGTCGAATTCCGAGGATGTAAGCCCTCCTCCATGCGCCGGCAGGTCATTGCAACGAATCAAACCAAGCCAAATCTCGCCATTGCCGACCAGATGATCATAGATTTCCCCGAGTATGGTCGATTTCCCGTACCCTGCCGGAGCAGAGAGCACGACGATCCGACGCTCGTCGCTCTTATAGCCGCGCTCAATCGCGGGCAGATACTTCTCAAAGACAACCGCACGCGAGAGGCGGGGGAGCAGGGCGGGCTCGAGAGCGACCCTGGCGTCCGAAGATGCCGCTTCTATTTGCTCCAGGGAGACCTGAGGCTGGGTGACCTCCTGAAGTCGCGCTTCCCTCAGATCTTCAACGGCCACTTGGAGATCGTTCAGACGTCCCGGCAGAACACTCACCACACTCGAAATGTCCTCAAGTTTGCTCGAGAGAAATGCCTCAAAGGTCTGAAGCCTTCGCAGAACCGCGCTTTCAACTTCGACCAGTTGCAGTTTTGCCAGAGCCAGCGCCAGATCGTTTCGGCGGAGAATTTTCCGGCCGGACTTCGAGAGCAGTTCGAACACTCCGACGAAGAGCCGCTCGTAAGCACGGCCCTTCTCAGCGTCAGAGTTGATATGGCGCTCGGTTAACAACCGTTGCTCAATCTCCGACCGAATCGTCGGAGCGTCATAGTTCGTAACGGACCACTCCACCGATTCTATG encodes the following:
- a CDS encoding CHAT domain-containing protein encodes the protein MIFDTLQLDIIIAYGGAWAAERLEAFRAAISTVIGSVEETIRAEHPRVRLRMRFVTFDQASALEDIGTTCPVAVLETSECDERLPLLIGRLQGARVPYFVLCQGGPVDAIRRMGLSAPEVLVYRSIDQLGDVLQQELFRAVPAARIQEELIYQFWFPRETGTIWVVCPQIRDPGEYADRSSPDYTYLDNLGDTDALLDVMVFLSQYYPKATIEHFSSTDLPEGHTSSNIVVIGGPGSPEINNEICGEMMREMNAHVTYSPDCEQMIVAASNGEVTGHFQAEYGNRRKSAEAQTELRRDHGYFARFPNPLNENAAVVLINGIHTAGVVGGARVFSERREALRNFDAVLASDSPHKSFECHFEVLVLNGNVKVPVVDPRNIHPLGRTQTAATARVHAGGQGVHTRESVTVLFIAGDRGGTQVNQLQIPKEYRAIREALHASKHRDVIGLSNPILAATPEQLAEAYRERPDIVHFAGHGNNRSLSIIEDRDVIAKEIPLDSRGLCELLQTMEPPVRLCVLNACGSKAVAEEIVQAGAVACAIGWSAKVTDSVAIAFSGALYGALGDGRSIADAVSVAKVASGTGDQPELVVGSGSENIVFVLGEGDKK